Genomic DNA from Mobula birostris isolate sMobBir1 chromosome 21, sMobBir1.hap1, whole genome shotgun sequence:
ATTGCATACAGCTGAGAGTTATTAATAATGATTAGTCATGCATTCAATTTGCAGAATGAAAAATAATAGTTTGAAATGAACAAAAGGTCATTAACTTCCTAGAGTAAAGAAATCACTAATCAAATGCACTTGCCATTTTTTAAAGCAATGGTCTGGCTGCTGTTTAATTCCAGTTTAAAGGTTTTCAGGGTTTGGACACTTACAAATTAATCTTAATCTAAGAAGCTTTAATCTCAAAAACCACTTTGTTATTGCCAAAAGGCTGATTGCTGAATTTAATCAGTGAAATTAGCACTTCAGCCTTCAAAGGACAGCTTGTCAGTGAACATTTGCTATTTTAATCCAGTGATAGCCATATCACCATTGGTGTTTTAATGTCATTGATAACATTGGTATATGCCAATTTCTAGAACCATGTGATCCATTTATTATGAAAACCTTTCACCACTGAATGGATCAAAACCTGCAAATAATTATGCCACTAAAGGAATTGATTGTCATAAAACAGCTGTGTTCCACTGTGAAAAATAAGTTCCTTCTCAGTGAGACAGAGAGAAGACTTGCCTTTGAATAATTTTTAGTAGCACGAGAAACAACTATATAAACTTATGTATGAAACATTCAGTGAGACAAACCATGCAGCATAGAATGGACTTTGATTAAAAAGTCAAGGAAGGTGCAAAACAGCATACTAGTAACAGGTCAAGTAACATGGTTAAATTGAGGTCCCATGAAGAAAGTCTTAAGTCATCTCTGACTTAAGCCAATTTCCATGGGAACAACCCTTTCTTTTAAATCATAACTAAGTTAATACTGATaggaaaaaaaaagtcaatttaaAGCTCAGACTGCTTTGCTACAAGATATGTCTCCAGGTGCTGCACAACCATATAATAACATGTGAGTAACATGTGATATGTGTTGCATATAATAACATAACAGGTTTGACTTTTGACAATCAATGTCACAGTAATCTACATGCTGAGAAACTAGGTTGAACTGATTCATGACACAGATTGTAAGCTCTTAGAGATCTGTGACATCAACAATCATTTCCCATAGGATAAAAAGACAATTTGAACAATTTCTGGCACAACCTCAGCCGTCTTCAACTCTGCCAAGCTACACCGTTCTAAGGGTTCataaaaaaatcataaagagaTAGAAATATATTGGAGTCAGAATAGATTTGCACAGTTAAGGAGATGAAATTTGGTGAGTGCTTTCATTTGCAATGTTAAGGCAGTCTAGGGATCATTGTCCAGAAAGCATTTTGGCTCCCACAGTTTAGGATGATGTCACTTAGCACATACACAGTAGTGTAATTCAGTCAGTTATAAACATGTTGAGAGAGCAAACAGGATATCCTTACCCACTGGGACAGACTAGGAAGCATTCCCAGCGAAGAGTAGTTAAAATCCAGAAAAATAATCTTAACGGTCTGATGAAGATTTCCAGCACATACACAGAACAACTAGTTCCTTTATTTTACTGAACACAACCATAATAATCTCATTTTTATTATTGTTCCTTTAATGGTTGCTTGACTGAGCACCAAGGATCAGTTTTCAGCTTCATAACTGCCAAGATTTATTCATGGATGGTGAGCTGTTTAATTACTAGCAAAAAAATAATGTGAATTTTTATCTGCAGGCAGGTTATCTGTTATAATCCAAGACTTGGTCTTGCTGGAAGTGCTCATTCTACCTCTCTAGTGTTAAAAGCCCCCAACTCTCCTCCTAACCCCATCATTTAAAATGCACCGACATTTTCTAGAAAGCTGGTTTCATTTATTGCAATAAATCTGCATTTAAACAAACCAGCACTAATGCAGGAAGAATATTCCGGACATATATACTTTAGTGTTGTGCCTCAAATAACCAAAAGAATGGTCAAAATTACAGCAAATAAATAATGTCAAAATATGTAGGTACCTCCATTGATAGAACACAATAGACAATCACAATGATAACACACCAAGCACTTGCTTTATGCCAGGGACCATTCCCCTAGGCCCTTGGCAGTAACTCCAATCTACTCTATTTCTATGGTTGGGCAGctgcttcctctccagccttttaatGGCAAATCTGCTTGCAGCTCATTAATGAGGATTTAAAGCAGCCAAGCCTCAACGCTATAGACCTGCCGATCACTTGCTTTGCTGTTTCCTTATCTGTGAGAGGTGAAAATAAAATTCTCCTAAGAAATTGATTCCATAAACTTTGTTTGTGAAAGAAAATCAAGATAACTAAGGCAATTTATCAGTTGCATTTGGTCCATGTAAATTTGGATAGTTTCTAGTTAAACTCAGATTGTAAAAGAGCTTTTGGTAAATATTACTGCAGTTCTTTTGGCTGCATAATAAGCCTGAATTACACACACCAGCCCAAGCTAAAACCCtcatctgtcttgcacttccccaGTTTAAGTTTAAACTACTGGTACACCAGAGCTCTGTGCATCCACAGAAGAAACAGACAGGAAAGTAATTCTTCAAAAAGCTGCATGGCAAACCATTccaattaaaatatatatttaattgTATATTGCAAAGTGGAAAAAGTTCCCTACGAAGGGCAAAAGTCAGCAGAATCTGAAATACAGAGGACAATGGTTCACCTGCACAAATGTCCTATAAAAAGAAACGTTAAGTTTGGGAGGAGAGAAAACAGCCAACAACtgtgattatttttttttcttaaagcttCTAGCAAAGAAAATGAGGGCATGTCCCACAAGAGTTATCACACATCAGTCCATGCGGCTTACAGCACACTGCATTCAGAAGGATCGTTCAAACTGCATGGAATGATGGATTGCAGCAACATTCACAAGACATGTACAGTATTTATAAAAGGATTCCAAAAATTCAGGTAGTGTACTGGAGATACATTACTCCCAACGCCACTTCTGGCTTCATAGCTAAAATTGTGAATAGTGGAGGAGAATTTGGTCAGGAACAATTAATTATCATCATCAAATCAGAAATGGTCCATCTGGTTCCTTCCATGGCGCTTGGAGGGGTTTTTATTTCTTCTTTGAATTGACATTTTTGCAGACCCAATGCATCCCATCCTGGAACAAAATTGCAAAATTTTAACAAACAACATACACATTTCAAACATTGGAACCAAGGCTTGAAATCTGACAGTACTTTTCACGTCTCCTAATTTTAGCAATATAGATGTTGTGCGTAGTGggagcatgacagggaatgagctGATCAAAATTCTGCTCCTTTTCATACCTTCATGCCATGATTTACATTTTTGAATTATAaacatatttattttaatttggaaGTAATCCTTAAGAGTTTGAAAGCCATTGAATAGGAgccaaactttttttaaaaaattgttgatTGTTATGAGTTAACATTCAGGTCAATGATCTATTATTGAAACCGAGAAGTGCTAGAGATAAATAGGTAATAAGATGCAAAGATAGAGAGCAGGGAAGGAGAGAACAAAAGGAAACATTTGTGATGGAAGAAGGCAGAATTGAaccatttagagtcatagagttttGGAGCAAATACAGCATGGATAAATCCCTTCGGCCCAACTAATCCATGCAAACCACAGTGCTCACCCAGCTAGTCTCTATTTCTCTCTAAGTTCTAtcattccatgtacctatccaagagcttCTTTAATAATATTGTATCTGCGTCAACCACTTCTCCACTGTAGCTTGTTTCATATACTCACCACTCTCCAAgtgaaaagttgcccctcaggtccattTAAAACATTTCCCCTCATACCCTAATCTATGCCctcacacaaaataatggaggaactcagccggccaggcagcatctatggataagagtgcagtcgatgttttgggctgagacccttcagcataaCCTTCAaaagagtcctgctgaagggtctcagcccaaaatgtcgactgcactcttctccatgattgctgcctggcctgctgagttcctccagcattttgtgtgtgtgttgcttggatttccagcatctgcagattttctctaatCTATGCTCCCTAGATTTGGACTTCTGTACCCTGTGGAAAAGACTATGATTGTCCACCTATCTAAACCTCTCATTATTTTAAATATTCTGTAAAGTTGTCCCTCTTTCTCCAATTTTCCAAGAAATAGAGACCTAGACTGGCCATCCTCTCCCTAAATGGGCTCTCTAGTCCTCGCAACATCCTGATacatcttttctgcattctttccagtttcACCATGACTTTCCCTATAACAGAGTAaccaaactgtacacagtactcttggtgaggcctcacaaatGACTTGTACATCTACAACATCATTTCTCCAATTCAAAGATAATGAAATCTGCAGCTCAGTATCCGAGTGTTCCAGAGTGAGGAAGTAAGCTACCTGGTTCACTGACTCTTGCCCAAAATGCTTCCCAGGGCTACAGGGTCATACACAAAGGTTATACACATAGCAAGAGGGgtaaagttctttagccagaggatggtgaatctgtggaattcattgcggctgttggatgtatttaaggctgagattggtaggttcttgattagtcggtgTGAAATGTTATAGGGAAAAGGGGTTGAGGagaaaatatatcagccatgatgaaatagcggagcagacttaatgactgaatgacctaattctgcccctacatGTTATGGTAATATTGTCCAGGAAAAGACACAAACATTAGACTCCAAAATGTTAAATGTCAGATGATGGATACAGATCTCAATTTATACTGGAAATGAAAATGCCTTGTAATCAGTCAGGCCAATGTTGCACTCTACAGACCCAATTTGTTCTGTCCAAGATTTAACAAATGAAAGTCTTTTTCAATTGCTATCCCAACAAGGGCTATTGCAGTGGGGAAAGAGAGCAACTTACTCAGTATAACCAACCTGATGCATTAGTAATTGTAAATCACCAAGGCAATAATGAGTGCAATAAATAGTTAATTTTTCACGTATACTGCTTAATATCAATGAATAAtagtaaaaaaaataaatcagggAACTCACATCCTTAGGGTCAAGAAAGTTGAATAATCTAAAGTTTGTTATCTGTAAGAAACCCTCACTAACCTAGCACAGTAATTCAAGATTAACAAAGAAAAGGGATTACACATTTACTTCAACAAAATAAAGAATCTGTTTAATACAAGGAAAGTGATGATGGCACACCTGTATACCTTCTCCTGTGAGTGCAGAACAAGACTGGATTTGCCAAACACGGTCACGAATTGTATGCAGGTTCAGCCCCTCAGCTATCTCAGATGCTGGGGCAGCTGTCAGCAAATCTTGCTTGTTGGCAAAAACAAGAACAGCAACACCGCTCAGTTTTTCTTCATCTAATAGCTCAGCCAGCTCCTGAATACCAATTCAAGTGAAAAAAACATTACCTTAGATCTTCAAATCTATTTCAAACAATGGAATTTAGAAAGTTAAAAAAAGCTAAAAACTTGGGGGTCTGTTCCTAACCTTCTGAAGTCCTAAGAATCTCATTCCAATTGTCAATACAATCTTTGAAGCCAATTACCCTACATAAACAAACAGATTGGGGTTTGGTCTTTTGAAACGGTGTGTTATATGCATATATGTGCTGAAATACCTTAATGTATGCAAGAAATTCTTAAGCTATTTAGTGAAaatagtcagctctatcttgggtactagcctacaaagtacccaggagatcttccaggagcggtgtctcagaaaggcagcatccattattgaagacctccagcacccagggcaagcccttttctcactgttaccatcaggtaggaggttcagaaacctgaaggcacacactcagtgattcaggtacagcttcttcccctttgccatccgattcctaaatagacactgaacccttgaacactacctcactttttaaatatatatcatttctgttttttgcatgatttttaatctactcaGTATACttatactgttatttatttatttagtattaggTCCCTtttaggtagggacatgttcggcacaaccctgtgggccgaagggcctgtattgtgctgtaggttttctatgtttccatgtgttgcattgaactgctgtttctatgttaacaaatttcacgacacatgccggtgataataaacctgattctgattctgaaaatgaagTTAGAATCAgtctatatttaatattttggctaTGGATGCAGATATACATTAAAACCCTAATTTATTTTTCTGACTGAGACATTTGCTTGATTATACAATATGACAAATTTGCATTTGGAACTGCtgattttattttcatctttACCCTCCCTGGCTTGGTGCTAACTCCTGAAAATTCTTTTGCCATTCTTGCCAAGCTttaaaatgtttgtttttttttaaataaattcttCCCCCTCAATCATGTTGAAATCTTTGTATTTTTACTATAGAGTATATTTGTCTAACTATTAAAGTGGTAAAACGTACCAGGTACCTCACAGATCTTTTAATTTTTGATGTGTttcacagaaataaaaaaaaagtgccAGCTGGCCCTTCAGAATCTGTTTTATCATTCAATATTATCACGGCTAATCATTTCTCCCAATACTATGTTCCCTCTCTCTTCCTGTACCCCTTGACACAGTTGTGGTTAGAAATTCATTAACAGCCTGTTTCTGACAGTCCAACAAATTTTAAAGGTTCACCACCTTCTAGAGtcaagaaatttcccctcatctcagtcttaTATCTTTTGTCCTTAACCTGTTGCAGTTACTCCAACCAGAGGAAATATCCATTCCACAATCAAGTTCAGAGTTTTCTAAATTTCAATTAAATTCCTTTCATTCTGCTAAACCAGTTGACTCGGTTTTTTAAAATGTCTTCTGATATGGCAGTTCAACCACCCCAGAAATCAGTATGGTTAAAAGAATATGAACCCAATCTCTTAGAATCTAGAGGTGAATTGGCTCTGAAGATCGCAGAAGCTTTTGGAATGGGATCCTTGGTGTGCTAGGATATTCTTAGTATAAAATTCTGCATCAATATATAGCAATAATGACCAGAAGAGAGCCAAGGATTTCTTGGTGACTGATTATTACTGAACATCCACTGTCACTCACTCAGCTTTGCTGTAGGCTAGTTTTCAGAACAGCTACGGTATTACAGAGTAAATGTGTGACATATCATGGATTGATGCAGCCGTGTATAACCTTTCAGGAGGAAAATTAAAGCCAGTTACCTGTCCCGTTTCCTCAAATCTTTTGCGGTCTGCACTGTCAATGACATAGATCTGGGAAGAAAGGTGCAATTCGCAAACATTAAAAACCTGCATATATATAGCATACCTCAGGAACTTTCCAGGACATTCCAAATCTACTCATGGATAATAAAGTACTTTCAAGACGTAATCTCTGTTGTAAAGTAGGAAACATAGCAATTGATTGCTCACAGTAAAATCCACTCTTGCGTGGAGGACTTTGGTTTAAAGATGCATATGAAACTTTAATATTTCATCATGCCCTTAGATCTACAATGAAGCAGGGGTTGGCTTATTTTTAACATGTTTCTGGAGTGGGAAGCCACAACCAAATTGCTGATTGAAGCATAAAGTAGCTGCCATATCATTCATAGACATATATTCCTAGGTAACATAATCATAGATACTCCTAGGCAAAAAGCTGGTGATTAAAATTTCCAAATTTGATGTGATAAAATTAGCAAACATTACATTACGAAATTAGAAAATGCTGAGTTTAACCCCAAAGCAATGATGTCACTTTaacaatagagtcatagagtactacaaaacagaaacaggctctATGGCCATCTAATCCAACCAAACTAGTATTTTGCATAGTCCCATTGACCttcacctggatcatagccctccatacctctcccacccatgtacttattcaaacttctctcaaatgtcgaaatcaaacccgcatccaccacatCTGCTAGTAGAttgttccacactgtcaccaagctctgagtaaagaagctccccccatccccatttcccaataaacatttcacctttcaccattaccCACAACCGCtcgtggaaaaaccctgcttgtatttaccccatctatactcttcataattttatatacctctagcaaatctcccttcattctcctaaactccagagaacaaagtgctaacctattcaactgATCCCTTTAACCCAGGTCCTCAAGTACCAGAAATAtgcatgtaaattttctctgtacggTTTTAAtcctattgatatctttcctgtagggaggtgaccagaactgtacacagtactcttcatttggcctcaccaacctcttcaacatcccaactcctgtacttgatttttgaaggccaatgGGCCGAAAATTCTCTTTGCAACTCTATCTACCTGCGATCCATTGGAAAATACATtgttttgacaaataaagcttcaaAGCACTGTTATTTATTTTGAAAAGAGAAACCACCATCTAGTGGGTTTATTTTGCACTTCTCTGATTGGATATTAGAGTGAAACAC
This window encodes:
- the arl3b gene encoding ADP-ribosylation factor-like protein 3 isoform X1, which gives rise to MGLLSILRKLKSAPDQEVRILLLGLDNAGKTTLLKQLASEDISHITPTQGFNIKSVQSQGFKLNVWDIGGQRKIRPYWRNYFENTDVLIYVIDSADRKRFEETGQELAELLDEEKLSGVAVLVFANKQDLLTAAPASEIAEGLNLHTIRDRVWQIQSCSALTGEGWDALGLQKCQFKEEIKTPPSAMEGTRWTISDLMMIINCS
- the arl3b gene encoding ADP-ribosylation factor-like protein 3 isoform X3 produces the protein MGLLSILRKLKSAPDQEVRILLLGLDNAGKTTLLKQLASEDISHITPTQIYVIDSADRKRFEETGQELAELLDEEKLSGVAVLVFANKQDLLTAAPASEIAEGLNLHTIRDRVWQIQSCSALTGEGWDALGLQKCQFKEEIKTPPSAMEGTRWTISDLMMIINCS
- the arl3b gene encoding ADP-ribosylation factor-like protein 3 isoform X2, whose amino-acid sequence is MGLLSILRKLKSAPDQEVRILLLGLDNAGKTTLLKQLASEDISHITPTQGFNIKSVQSQGFKLNVWDIGGQRKIRPYWRNYFENTDVLIYVIDSADRKRFEETGQELAELLDEEKLSGVAVLVFANKQDLLTAAPASEIAEGLNLHTIRDRVWQIQSCSALTGEGIQDGMHWVCKNVNSKKK